One window from the genome of Rhodococcus sp. ABRD24 encodes:
- a CDS encoding acetyl-CoA C-acetyltransferase, whose translation MTTSVIVAGARTPVGRLLGSLKDLSGSDLGGVAIRGALEKAGVAPDQVQYVIMGQVLTAGVGQMPARQAAVAAGIPMDVPALTINKVCLSGVDAIALADQLIRAGEFDVVVAGGQESMSRAPHMLEKSREGFKYGDVTLRDHMAYDGLHDIFTDQPMGNLTEQRNQDADQRITRAEQDAFAAASHQNAARAWKDGLFADEVVPVTIPQRRGEPIVVTEDEGIRADTTVESLAKLRPAFAKDGTVTAGTASQISDGAAAVVVMSKAKAEELGLEWIAEIGAHGVVAGPDSTLQSQPARAIARACEREGIDPKDLDVIEINEAFAAVGIASTRELGIDAAKVNVNGGAIAIGHPLGMSGARIALHLVLELQRRGGGVGAAALCGGGGQGDALIVRVPKK comes from the coding sequence GTGACCACTTCTGTCATCGTCGCCGGGGCCCGGACCCCGGTTGGACGGCTGCTCGGATCGTTGAAGGATCTGTCGGGGTCCGACCTCGGCGGTGTAGCGATCAGGGGTGCCCTGGAGAAGGCGGGCGTCGCCCCCGACCAGGTGCAGTACGTGATCATGGGCCAGGTACTCACCGCAGGCGTGGGGCAGATGCCGGCGCGCCAGGCCGCTGTGGCCGCGGGAATCCCGATGGATGTCCCCGCGCTCACGATCAACAAGGTGTGCCTCTCGGGTGTCGACGCGATCGCGCTCGCCGACCAGCTGATCCGCGCAGGCGAGTTCGACGTCGTCGTCGCCGGTGGCCAGGAATCGATGTCGCGCGCCCCGCACATGCTCGAGAAGAGCCGTGAGGGCTTCAAGTACGGCGATGTGACGCTGCGCGATCACATGGCCTACGACGGCCTGCACGACATCTTCACCGACCAGCCGATGGGCAACCTGACCGAGCAGCGCAACCAGGACGCCGACCAGCGCATCACGCGCGCGGAGCAGGACGCGTTCGCGGCCGCCTCGCACCAGAACGCCGCTCGCGCGTGGAAGGACGGGCTGTTCGCTGACGAGGTCGTGCCGGTGACGATCCCGCAGCGCCGCGGTGAGCCGATCGTCGTGACCGAGGACGAGGGTATCCGCGCCGATACCACCGTCGAGTCGCTGGCCAAGCTGCGTCCGGCGTTCGCGAAGGACGGCACCGTCACCGCCGGTACCGCGTCGCAGATTTCCGATGGTGCCGCGGCTGTGGTCGTGATGAGCAAGGCCAAGGCCGAGGAGTTGGGTCTCGAGTGGATCGCGGAGATCGGCGCGCACGGCGTCGTTGCCGGTCCCGATTCGACGCTGCAGTCCCAGCCGGCCCGCGCGATCGCCCGCGCGTGTGAACGTGAGGGGATCGACCCGAAGGATCTCGATGTCATCGAGATCAATGAGGCGTTCGCGGCCGTCGGCATCGCGTCCACCCGTGAGCTGGGTATCGACGCGGCGAAGGTGAACGTCAACGGTGGTGCGATCGCGATCGGTCACCCGCTCGGCATGTCCGGCGCGCGCATCGCGCTGCATCTGGTGCTCGAGCTGCAGCGCCGTGGCGGCGGTGTCGGTGCGGCCGCGCTGTGCGGTGGCGGCGGACAGGGCGACGCCCTGATCGTCCGGGTGCCGAAGAAGTAG
- a CDS encoding tetratricopeptide repeat protein has translation MSGAVDLSGLKDRAAAPTSAPAGPLPDGSVPVSTTGLAPVVDVTEATFQAEVLERSMQVVVVVDLWATWCEPCKQLSPVLEKLAHEGGGSWVLAKVDVDANPGIAQAFGVQSVPTVVAIAGGQPLADFTGAQPEPQLRQWIAALQQAVEGKLDGPPSAADVEAQPEPEDPRFVAAENALDEGDYAGAEAAYQLILDSEPANADALAALRQVRFLGRVQGLPENAIESGDSQPDSIDAQFEAADAELFSQQPEAAFDRLVALVRRTAGDDRTRVRTRLLELFELFDPAEPVVTAARRRLASALY, from the coding sequence ATGTCCGGAGCCGTCGATCTCTCCGGACTGAAGGACCGTGCGGCAGCGCCGACGAGCGCGCCTGCCGGTCCTCTCCCCGATGGATCCGTGCCCGTCAGCACCACCGGCCTGGCGCCCGTCGTCGACGTCACCGAGGCGACGTTCCAGGCCGAGGTCCTCGAACGGTCCATGCAGGTGGTCGTGGTCGTGGACCTGTGGGCGACGTGGTGCGAGCCGTGCAAGCAGCTCTCTCCGGTGCTCGAGAAGCTCGCGCACGAGGGCGGCGGATCGTGGGTGCTCGCGAAGGTCGACGTCGACGCCAACCCCGGTATCGCGCAGGCATTCGGCGTGCAGTCGGTTCCGACGGTCGTCGCAATTGCCGGCGGGCAGCCGCTGGCCGACTTCACCGGCGCCCAGCCGGAGCCGCAGCTGCGGCAGTGGATCGCGGCGCTGCAGCAAGCGGTCGAGGGCAAGCTCGACGGTCCGCCGTCCGCCGCCGACGTGGAAGCACAACCCGAGCCGGAGGATCCCCGGTTCGTCGCCGCGGAGAATGCGCTCGACGAGGGTGACTACGCCGGAGCCGAGGCCGCGTACCAGCTGATCCTCGATTCGGAGCCGGCCAACGCCGACGCGCTCGCGGCGTTGCGCCAGGTTCGTTTCCTCGGACGCGTCCAGGGGCTGCCGGAGAATGCGATCGAGTCCGGGGATTCTCAGCCCGACTCCATCGACGCTCAGTTCGAGGCCGCCGACGCCGAGTTGTTCTCGCAGCAGCCCGAGGCCGCGTTCGACCGCCTCGTTGCGCTCGTGCGGCGCACTGCCGGCGACGACCGGACTCGGGTGCGGACCCGCCTGCTCGAGCTGTTCGAGCTCTTCGACCCGGCCGAGCCCGTCGTCACGGCGGCCCGTCGGAGGCTTGCGTCCGCGCTGTACTGA
- the nucS gene encoding endonuclease NucS, giving the protein MRLVIARCRVDYVGRLTSHLPMARRLLLIKADGSVSIHADDRAYKPLNWMSPPCWLVETAGGEDSEGAAQQLWVVTNKAGEELRITIEEVEHDSSHELGVDPGLVKDGVEAHLQELLAEHVETLGDGYSLIRREYMTAIGPVDLLCRNADGATVAVEIKRRGEIDGVEQLTRYLELLNRDPLLAPVTGVFAAQQIKPQAKTLATDRGIRCLVLDYEALRGTESTEFRLF; this is encoded by the coding sequence GTGCGTCTTGTCATTGCTCGTTGCCGGGTCGACTATGTCGGCCGTTTGACCTCCCACCTGCCGATGGCGCGTCGGCTTCTCTTGATCAAGGCGGATGGATCCGTGAGCATCCACGCCGACGACCGCGCGTACAAGCCGCTCAACTGGATGAGTCCGCCGTGCTGGTTGGTCGAGACCGCTGGCGGGGAGGATTCCGAAGGCGCCGCTCAGCAGCTGTGGGTCGTGACCAACAAGGCCGGTGAAGAACTGCGGATCACCATCGAGGAGGTCGAGCACGACTCGAGCCACGAACTCGGTGTGGACCCCGGCCTGGTGAAGGACGGTGTGGAGGCACACCTGCAGGAGCTGTTGGCCGAGCATGTCGAGACTCTGGGCGACGGATATTCCCTGATCCGGCGCGAGTACATGACGGCCATTGGTCCGGTGGATCTGTTGTGCCGCAATGCGGACGGCGCGACGGTGGCCGTCGAGATCAAGCGGCGCGGCGAGATCGACGGCGTAGAACAGCTGACCCGATACCTCGAACTGCTCAACCGCGATCCGTTGCTCGCGCCGGTCACCGGCGTGTTTGCCGCTCAGCAGATCAAGCCGCAGGCCAAGACCCTGGCCACGGACCGTGGCATCCGTTGCCTGGTTCTGGATTACGAGGCGTTGCGCGGTACGGAAAGTACAGAGTTCCGCCTGTTCTGA
- the mce gene encoding methylmalonyl-CoA epimerase: MTSSSPNPAVNGLTSDLVTAIDHVGIAVPDLDAAVAWYGKHLGMVNMHEEVNEEQGVREAMLGFPGQAAGATAIQLLAPLNETSTIAKFIDRSGPGLQQLAYRVTDLDAISAQLRADGVRLLYDAPRRGTADSRINFIHPKDGGGVLIELVEPASDGGH; this comes from the coding sequence ATGACATCTTCCTCCCCCAATCCCGCCGTGAACGGACTGACCTCCGACCTGGTCACCGCGATCGATCACGTCGGCATCGCGGTGCCGGACCTCGACGCTGCGGTCGCGTGGTACGGCAAGCACCTCGGCATGGTCAACATGCACGAGGAGGTCAACGAGGAACAGGGCGTGCGCGAGGCAATGCTCGGGTTCCCCGGCCAGGCGGCCGGCGCCACCGCGATCCAGCTCCTCGCCCCGTTGAACGAGACCTCCACGATCGCGAAGTTCATCGACCGCAGCGGGCCGGGCCTGCAGCAGCTGGCGTACCGCGTCACCGACCTGGACGCGATCAGCGCGCAGCTCCGCGCCGACGGCGTCCGACTGCTGTACGACGCACCGCGCCGCGGCACCGCAGACTCACGCATCAACTTCATCCACCCGAAGGACGGCGGCGGTGTGCTCATCGAGCTCGTCGAACCGGCGTCCGACGGTGGTCACTGA
- a CDS encoding metallopeptidase, with the protein MTAGRLRPSGLVATALLAVFALAGCSSTIDGRAVSIYDDPFTVAGLPAQGGPSGPRAGVPDTTRVVQNSDGSEVDVLAANAIADIEDYWSSEYPRIFKGIFAPVAELLSWDPDQNAGGPRFCGIDTYELVNAAYCTKRDVIGWDRSYLLPSLVETFGPMSVVMVLAHEYGHAVQQKSGLVGEDDPGIVLEQQADCFAGAFIRHVAEGDAPHFTLNTSDGLNSVLAATVSVRDTDPSDPESIHGSAFERVTAAQIGFTEGAGACTRIDAAEIDARRADLPGRFDSSFDGGELPVTEESLTATFGSFGTVFDLAEPPTLDLTGIDTGCADATATEPVAYCPATNTISVDVPALAERGTPTVTSGDDILSADVTGDYSAYVLLASRYTLAVQKSADQPLTGPQAALRAACLSGVITAALSPEHAAADTRGVWLSAGDLDEAISGLLTDGLAASDVDGNTVPSGFSRVDAFRTGVLGGQKACDGRYH; encoded by the coding sequence ATGACGGCGGGCAGACTCCGGCCGTCGGGGCTCGTCGCCACAGCGCTCCTCGCGGTCTTCGCCCTGGCCGGCTGCTCGTCGACGATCGACGGACGCGCCGTGTCGATCTACGACGATCCCTTCACCGTCGCCGGCCTGCCCGCGCAGGGCGGCCCGAGCGGCCCCCGGGCGGGTGTCCCCGACACGACGCGGGTGGTGCAGAACAGCGACGGCAGCGAGGTGGACGTCCTCGCAGCGAACGCGATTGCCGACATCGAGGACTACTGGTCCAGTGAGTACCCGAGGATCTTCAAGGGCATCTTCGCGCCGGTCGCCGAGTTGTTGTCCTGGGATCCGGACCAGAACGCCGGTGGCCCGCGCTTCTGCGGCATCGACACCTATGAGCTCGTCAACGCCGCCTACTGCACCAAGCGCGACGTCATCGGGTGGGACCGTTCCTATCTGCTGCCCAGCCTCGTCGAGACGTTCGGCCCGATGTCGGTGGTGATGGTCCTCGCGCACGAGTACGGCCATGCTGTGCAACAGAAGTCGGGGCTGGTCGGCGAGGACGATCCCGGCATCGTGCTCGAACAGCAGGCGGACTGTTTCGCAGGGGCGTTCATCCGCCACGTCGCCGAGGGCGACGCACCCCACTTCACGCTCAACACCTCCGACGGCCTCAATTCTGTTCTCGCGGCCACCGTCTCGGTGCGCGACACTGATCCGAGCGATCCGGAGTCGATCCACGGATCGGCGTTCGAACGCGTGACCGCCGCACAGATCGGGTTCACCGAAGGCGCCGGCGCGTGCACCCGAATCGACGCCGCCGAGATCGACGCGCGGCGCGCCGATCTGCCGGGCCGGTTCGACAGCAGTTTCGACGGCGGCGAACTCCCCGTCACCGAGGAGTCACTGACGGCGACCTTCGGGTCGTTCGGGACCGTATTCGATCTCGCCGAACCGCCGACGCTGGACCTCACCGGCATCGACACCGGGTGTGCCGACGCGACCGCGACCGAGCCGGTGGCCTACTGCCCGGCCACCAACACGATCAGCGTCGACGTCCCCGCGCTCGCCGAGCGCGGCACCCCGACCGTCACCAGCGGCGACGACATCCTCAGTGCCGACGTCACCGGCGACTACAGCGCATACGTGCTGCTGGCGTCGCGGTACACCCTCGCCGTGCAGAAGTCAGCCGACCAGCCGCTCACCGGCCCACAAGCCGCCCTGCGCGCCGCGTGCCTGTCCGGCGTGATCACCGCGGCACTCAGCCCGGAGCATGCCGCCGCGGATACCCGCGGCGTGTGGCTGTCCGCCGGAGACCTGGACGAGGCCATCTCCGGCCTGTTGACCGACGGGCTGGCCGCCAGCGACGTCGACGGCAACACGGTGCCGAGCGGATTCTCCCGCGTCGACGCCTTCCGCACAGGGGTGCTCGGCGGACAGAAGGCTTGTGACGGCCGCTACCACTGA
- a CDS encoding DUF3817 domain-containing protein: MAGMANFFDLSSWPKRFRFVAVLEAFSWAGLLIGMAFKHIPEINGGPELGVKIFGPIHGAIFVIYILVALFTARVVKWDFKTLALAMVSSIPPFMTVWFEMWAARNGQLGELSTNAAKPTERAVA; this comes from the coding sequence ATGGCGGGCATGGCGAACTTCTTCGATCTCAGCTCGTGGCCCAAACGTTTCCGCTTCGTGGCGGTTCTGGAAGCGTTCAGTTGGGCTGGTCTGCTGATCGGCATGGCATTCAAGCACATTCCGGAGATCAACGGGGGTCCCGAACTCGGCGTGAAGATCTTCGGGCCGATTCACGGCGCGATCTTCGTGATCTACATCCTCGTCGCGCTGTTCACGGCGCGCGTGGTGAAGTGGGACTTCAAGACCCTCGCGCTTGCGATGGTCTCCAGCATCCCGCCTTTCATGACCGTCTGGTTCGAGATGTGGGCGGCGCGCAACGGTCAGCTCGGCGAGCTGTCGACGAACGCTGCGAAGCCGACCGAGCGCGCTGTCGCCTGA
- a CDS encoding adenylate/guanylate cyclase domain-containing protein: protein MNPRRAPDTPLGSRLLGTPSETPRIRRIRVQGLLTASLVGANIVGACVVAMLVTLVVPGPELFDSRFYFLNFVVVPVYLAIALIVGTIKGTTRALHSLRWIVEDREPTHRDRLAALTMPRRLTKMQIGQWSIALVFLTAVYGIVDPETIPKIGFTIAFGGVTVCAFSHVFSEFALRPAAARALEAGRRPDIRLGGVVGRTILAWILGTGVPVTGLMIVAVYSYFSNDTDRMEVVVSVLGLGSITIFFGLLLLLLNARAIVAPIRAVKSGMSRIEQGDLDMSVVVYDGTELGELQSGFNRMAEGLREREQIRDLFGRHVGHDVAAAALVAPPTLGGEEREVAVFFVDLIGSTELAASRPPGDVVALLNRFFEVVVDEVDRHGGFVNKFEGDAALAVFGAPRNLTDAAGQALAAARAVRRRLPIEVPECRAAIGVAAGTAVAGNVGARERFEYTVIGDPVNEAARLSELAKSDPNALLASSFAVAAARQEEAKHWAPGRTIVLRGRSAATRLAHAVDSN, encoded by the coding sequence ATGAACCCGCGCCGAGCCCCCGACACTCCGCTGGGCTCCCGCCTGCTCGGAACGCCGTCGGAAACGCCGAGGATCAGGCGAATCCGGGTGCAGGGCCTCCTGACGGCGTCGCTCGTAGGAGCCAACATCGTGGGTGCCTGTGTCGTCGCGATGCTCGTCACACTCGTGGTCCCCGGGCCCGAACTGTTCGACAGCCGCTTCTACTTCCTCAACTTCGTCGTCGTCCCCGTGTATCTCGCGATCGCGCTGATCGTCGGAACGATCAAGGGGACCACCCGCGCACTGCACAGCCTCCGCTGGATCGTCGAAGATCGGGAGCCGACCCACCGCGATCGGCTGGCCGCCCTGACTATGCCGCGACGATTGACCAAGATGCAGATCGGCCAGTGGTCGATCGCGCTCGTGTTCCTCACGGCCGTATACGGAATCGTCGATCCCGAGACCATTCCGAAGATCGGCTTCACGATCGCATTCGGCGGCGTCACCGTGTGCGCCTTCAGCCACGTGTTCAGTGAATTCGCGTTGCGCCCCGCCGCCGCAAGGGCACTCGAGGCCGGACGGCGGCCCGACATCCGTCTCGGCGGTGTCGTCGGGCGGACGATTCTTGCCTGGATTCTCGGCACCGGGGTTCCGGTGACCGGACTGATGATCGTCGCGGTCTACAGCTATTTCAGCAACGACACCGACCGCATGGAGGTCGTCGTGTCGGTCCTTGGCCTGGGGTCCATCACCATCTTCTTCGGACTACTGTTGCTCCTCCTCAACGCACGCGCGATCGTCGCACCGATCCGGGCGGTCAAGTCGGGTATGAGCAGGATCGAACAGGGCGATCTCGACATGTCGGTAGTCGTGTACGACGGCACCGAACTCGGTGAACTGCAGTCGGGGTTCAATCGGATGGCCGAGGGGCTCCGCGAGCGTGAACAGATCAGGGATCTGTTCGGTCGCCACGTCGGGCACGACGTCGCTGCGGCCGCGCTCGTCGCTCCCCCGACACTCGGTGGCGAAGAACGCGAGGTGGCAGTGTTCTTCGTCGACCTCATCGGGTCGACCGAACTCGCCGCGTCCCGGCCGCCGGGCGATGTGGTCGCTCTGCTCAACCGATTCTTCGAGGTGGTCGTCGACGAAGTCGATCGGCACGGCGGGTTCGTCAACAAGTTCGAGGGCGATGCTGCCCTCGCGGTGTTCGGCGCGCCCCGCAATCTCACCGACGCGGCCGGCCAAGCGCTGGCCGCCGCCCGGGCCGTTCGCAGGCGACTACCCATCGAGGTACCCGAATGCCGCGCCGCCATCGGCGTCGCCGCGGGTACCGCCGTCGCGGGCAATGTCGGGGCCAGGGAACGTTTCGAGTACACCGTGATCGGAGATCCCGTGAATGAGGCAGCCCGGCTGTCGGAGCTGGCGAAATCCGACCCGAATGCGCTACTCGCGTCGTCCTTCGCGGTCGCGGCGGCGCGTCAGGAGGAGGCGAAACACTGGGCACCGGGCCGCACGATAGTCCTCAGAGGGCGTTCCGCAGCCACCCGGCTAGCGCATGCGGTCGATTCGAACTAG